The Myxococcota bacterium genome contains the following window.
GCTGCCCGCCAACCCCGAGGCGCCGCCGATCCCGATCACGTTCTGGCAGGAGATGCGCACCAACGCGCGCGCGCGGCTCGTGCCGATCCAGAAGAAGATCGAGTCACAGGGCGTGCGCTGCGAGATCGAGGTGGTCGAGGACATTCCCGGCTTCGCGATCGCGGCGGCCGCGGAGCGCGCGCATGCCGACCTGATCGTGATGGGCAGCCGCGGTCTCACGGGGCTGAAGCACGTGCTGCTGGGGTCGGTCGCGGAGCGCACGGTGCGCGCCGCTCACTGCCCGGTCCTGACCGTGAAGACCGCCGACGTGCGACTGCGCACGATCCTGGTGCCCATGGACTTCTCGCCCGCGGCGCAGCAGGCGCTCGAGCTGGCCAAGTCGCTGGCCAAGACCGCGGGGCCGGCGCACCTGGTGCTGGTGCACGCCTACTACGTGCCGGTGGAGCTCGAGCAGTATCTCGTCTCGCACGGCGACCCGTTCTTCGAGCGCCTCGCCAAGGGAGTCACCAAGGACCTGGAGGCGATCCTGACCGGGCTCTCCGACGCCGGCATCTCGGCCGAGTACGCGGCGCGCCCAGGAGTGCCCGAGACCGTGATCCTCGAGGTGGCCCGGGAGAAGAAGGCCGACCTGATCGCGATGGGCACGCACGGCCGGCGCGGCTTGAAGCACCTGCTCCTGGGTAGCGTGGCCGAGCACGTGGTGCGCGGCGCCGAGATCCCGGTGCTGACGGTGCGCGAGCGCAGCGCGTAGCTCGCTGATCGCGCTCAGCCGAAGCGGCCGCGGATGTAGTCTTCGGTTGCGCGCACGCGCGGCTTCACGAAGATCTCGCCCGTCTCGCCGAACTCGACCAGTGACCCGAGATACATGAAGGCCGTGTAGTCCGAGGCGCGCGCGGCCTGCTGCATGTTGTGCGTCACGATCACGATCGTGTAGCGCTCCTTCAGCTCCTGCATCAGCTCCTCGATCTTCTGGGTCGCGATCGGGTCCAACGCGGAGCAGGGCTCGTCGAGCAGCACGACCTCGGGCTCGACGGCGATCGCGCGCGCGATGCACAGCCGCTGCTGCTGGCCGCCCGAGAGACCGAGCGCACTCTCGTGGAGGCGGTCCTTGACCTCCTCGAACAGGCCGGCGCGCACCAGGCTCTTCTCGACGATCTCATCCAGCGCCGAGCGCTGGCGCAGGCCGTGGATGCGCGAGCCGTAGGCCACGTTCTCGTAGATCGACTTCGGGAACGGGTTCGACTTCTGGAACACCATGCCGATGCGCCGGCGCAGCGCGAAGACGTCGACCTCGGGCGCGAAGATGTTCGCGCCGTGGAACAGGATCTCGCCCGAGATCCGCACGCCGTCGACCAGGTCGTTCATGCGGTTGATCGAGCGCAGGAGCGTCGACTTTCCGCAGCCCGACGGCCCGATCAGCGCGGTGATCTTGCGCTCGGGGACCTCGAGCTCGATGTCGTGCAGCGCCTGTGTCTCTCCGTACCAGAGTGACAGGCCGCGCACGCGCAAAGCCGCCTTCTCGAACTCGGGTAACCTGGCCAGGTCTGGACTCCGCGCCGGTTGCACGACTTACACTCCGCTCCCGGCGTACTTTCGACGCAAGTGATTGCGAACGAGGATCGCGGTCAGATTGGTGCACAGCACCACGAGGATCAGCAAGAGGGCCGTCGCGAACACCAGCGGCCGCACGGCCTCCACGTTGGGGCTCTGGAAGCCCACGTCGTAGATGTGGAAGCCCAGGTGCATGAACTTCCGCTCCAGATGAACGTAGGGAAACTCGCCGTCGAGCGGCAGGCTGGGCGCGAGCTTCACCATGCCCACGATCATGAGCGGCGCGACCTCGCCTGCGGCGCGCGCCATGGCCAGGATCAGCCCGGTGAGTGCGCCCGGTAGCGCGGCGGGCAGCACCACGCGCCAGAGTGTCTCGACCTTGGTCGCGCCGAGAGCCAGTGACCCCTCGCGCACGATGCGCGGCACGGCCGCGAGGCCTTCCTCGGTCGCGACCACCACCACCGGCAGGGTGAGGAGCGCGAGCGTGAGGCTCGCCCAGAGCACGCCGCCCGTGCCGAAGGTCGGGGTGGGCAGGCGGTTGGCGAAGAACAGCGCGTCGAGGAGGCCCCCCACGCCGTACACGAAGAAGCCCAGGCCGAACACGCCGAACACGATCGACGGCACGCCCGCCAGGCTGTTCACGGCGATGCGCACGCTGCGCACGAGCCAGCCCTCGCGCGCATACTCGCGCAGATAGAGCGCGGTCAGCACGCCCAGGGGAGACACTGCGACGCTGGTGAGCAACACGAGCAGCACCGTGCCGAAGATCGCCGGGAAGATGCCGCCCTCGGTGTTCGACTCGCGCGGCTCGGCGAACAGGAACTCGCCCAGGCGCGAGACGTAGAGCCGGAGCTCGCCCGAGAGCCCCAGCGCGTTGGCCTGCACGGCGCGCACCACGTGCGCGAGCGCGATCGGCTTCTCGCTGCCGTCGGCGGTGCGCATGACCAGCACGTCGCCCATCACTTCCGACTCACGTTTGGCGAGCTCGGCGGCCGAGACCTCGTAGCGGGCCCGGAGCTGGGACACGTCGCGCCCCTCGCGCGCGCCGGCCTCGATCGCGCGGTTCTGGCCGCGGATCTCGCGCCGCAGCGGCTCGAGCCGGGCCTCGATCTCGGCGCGCTTCTCGCCCAGCTTCTCGGGCAGCGCGGCGATCACCGCGGCGGTCCCGTCCACGAGCGCCGTGTCTCCGCGGCGGATCGCGACCGGGAAGCCGTAGAAGCGCCCCCACTCCTCGCGCTCGAGCACCAAGGCCTCGGCCGGCCGACTCTGCGCGCGGATCTCGGCCGGCGTCAGCCAGCGGAAGTCGGCGCCGCCGAGCTCGCGGTTGCCGAAGTGGACGCGCAGCTCGTCGCCCTGGTGCTCGACGATCTCGCCCAGCGCGCGCGTGCCGTCGGCGAGCTCGAACTCGGTGAGCGGCGACTGCCAGAAGTAGCCGAGCCCGTTCCAGGCCACGAGCACCACCAGCCCGGTCACCAGCAAAAGACTCACCGCCAGAGCGCCCGCCGACAGCCACAGCATGGCCGCCCCGAAACGGGCTCGCCGCGTGCTCCCGCCCGGGGCAGTCACTGCGTCCCCGAGTAGCGGCGCCGCAGGCGCTCGCGCACGACGTCGGCCAGGCCGTTGGCCGCGAAGGTCACCACGAACAGGAGCAGCGCCGACAGGAACAGCACGCGGTAGAGCGTGGCGCCCTGCGGCGCCTCCGGGATTTCGACCGCGATGTTCGCAGACAGCGAGCGGAAGCCGTTGAAGGGCGACAGGTCGATGAGCGGAGTGTTGCCCGTCGCCATCAGCACGATCATGGTCTCGCCGACGGCGCGGCCGAAGCCGATCATCACCGCGGCGAACAGCCCGGGGCTGGCCGCCGGCAGCACCACGCGCGCGATCGTCTGCCAGCGCGTCGCGCCCAGCGCGAGCGACGCGGCGGACAGCGTGCGCGGCACGTTGGAGAGTGACTCCTCGGCGATCGAGAACACGATCGGGATCACCGCGAAGGCCATCGCGACGCCGGCGACGATCGCGTTGCGCGGGTCGTAGGTCGCGCCAGTCACCGTGCGCAGCCAGGCCGAGAAGTCACCGCCGAAGAAGAGCCGCTCGAGCCCGGGCGAGGCGCGCAGGCACAGCCAGCCGCACGTCAGCAGCACGGCGGCCGAGAGGGCGACTTCGGTGCCCAGCGGCAGCCGGCGCGTGAGTCGCACCGGAAGCGCGGCGTACAGCGCGCCCGCCGCGAGCGCGGCCAGCGGCGCGCTGCAGACCGCGGCCAGGAAGCCCGGGAACACGTGCTCGAGCCGGGGCGCGAGCCACAGACCCGCGAGAAAGCCGAGCACCACGCTCGGCAGGGAAGCCATGATCTCGACCGCCGGCTTCACCACGCGCTGCAGCCGGGGGTCCATCACCTGCGACGTGTACAGCGCGCCCATCACGCCCAGCGGGATGGCGAAGAACAGCGCGTAGAACGTGCCCTTCAGCGTTCCGAACCACAGCGGAGTGAGTGACAGCTTGGGCTCGGCCTCCTCGGTCCCGCCGGTCGACTGCCACACGAACGCGGGCTCGGGGTAGTCCTCGTACCACACGCGCCCGAACAGGCTCGAGAGCGAGATCTCCGGATGCAGGCTCGTGACCGACAGCGCGCGCACTTCGTCCGCGCGCGCCAGGAACGCCCGGTCGCCGCGCGTCGAGAACGCGACCGCGCGCGCGTCCGGCGTGCCGGAGTCACCGCGCCACAGCACGCGCTCCGAGGTCGAGTGATACAGCCCGAGCTTGCCGTCGCTGCCCAAGGCCAGGAACGATCGGCCGCGGCCCGACGGCGCGAGCGCGCGAATCTCGCCGCCCTGGGAGCCGAAGTGGTGGGCGCGCACCAGCTCGGTGCGCGCGCGGCCCTCGCGCAGCCGGAACCAGACCGAGAGCGTCCCGTCCTGGTGACCGGCGACCAGGCTGCGGCCGCCGACCAGCAGTCCCAGCGCAGTGACCGGCACGCCGGCATCGGCCACGTCGGGACCGGAGAGCCCGTTCGCCCCGAGCTCCCAGGCGTAGAGGTGACTCGTGGCCGCGCCGTAGAGCATGCGCTGGTCCGGGTCGAGCGCCAGGAACGCGAGCGGCTGCGCCGCGCTGAGCGCGAAGCGCTCGCTCTTCTCCTCGCGCTCGCCGCTGAAGGCGTTCACCTTCACGCTCTTGCGCACGACCGCGAGCGTGCCGTCGTCGAGCGCAACCGCGCCGGTGACCTGCTCCGCCCCGGCGCGCGCGGCGAACGCCTGCACGCGGTCGCCCGGGACGTCGAGCGCCAGGTCCACGGGCGGGCCCGCGCTGGGAGTCACTCTGCGCCCGCCCTCGCCGTAGCGGACGTTCCACTCCAGGGGCTGCACGCGCAGGTGGCCATCTTCGCCCAGCGCGACGAACGCCGAGTCACCCGCGGGCGCGACCCTGCGCGCGGGCGCCGCCGCCGGCACGTCGAGCGACGTCTCTCCGCCGTCGAGCGAGTACACGCGCAGGTGGCCGTCGCCGCCCATCGCCGCGAGCTGGGACATGCGCGGCTCGACCACGAGCGCCCCCGCAGCGAGCTCCGGCGTCGCCAGCGCGCCCAGCGGCGAAACGCTGGCCGAGCGCAGCAGCGGCGCCGTCTCGAGCACGAGAAACACCAGGATCGCGATCAGGCTCGCGACCACCAGGATGCCCCCCGCACGCACGACGACGGCTGCGGCCCGATCGAGCCACAGCCGCCGGCGCGAAGTCACCCCTGGGGCCGGCGGAGGGGCCCGCGGCGGTGGCTCCGGATCGAGACGAAGCGCGGGCTCCATGGCTAGCGGAGCTTCGCGAGCTCCTGCTCCACGGTGGCGGCCTTGAGCGGCAAGTATCCTTCCTTCTTCACGTCTTCCTGTCCGTCGTGGGACAGCGCGAAGCGCATGAACTCGAGCGTGAGCGGATCGAGCGCCTTGCCGGGCGGGCGGTTCACGTACACGTAGAGGAAGCGCGCGAGCGGATACTTGCCCGCGTACACCTCTTCGGGCTCGGTCGTCGAGTACGGGCTGTTGGCGTCCTTGGCCAGCGAGAGTGTCTTCACGCCCGCGGTCTTGTAGCCGATGCCGCTGTAGCCCATGGCCTGCTTGTCCTCGGTGACTCCCTGCACGACCGCCGACGAGCCGGGCTGCTCCTTCACCGTGTCGCGGTAGTCGCCGCCGCACAGCGCCACTTCCTTGAAGTAGCCGTAGGTGCCCGAGGCCGAGTTGCGGCCGTAGAGCCGGATCGGCTGACTCGCGAGGCCGCCCTTCACGCCCAGATCACCCCAGTTCTCGATCGAGGCCGGGTTGCCGCAGCGGCGGGACTTCGAGAACACCGCGTCGACCTGGGCGAGCGTGGCCTTGTCGAGCGGGTTGTCCTTGTGCACGTAGACCGCGAGCGCGTCGATCGCGACACGGATCTGTGTCGGCGGGTAGCCGAACTTCTTCTCGAAGGCGTCGAGCTCGTCGGCCTTCATCTCGCGGCTCATGGGCGCGAGCTGCGCCGTGCCCGCGATCAGTGCCGGGGGCGCGGTCGAGGAGCCCTTGCCCTCGACCTGCACCTGCACGCTCGGGTACTCCTTGCGGAAGCCCTCCGCCCAGGTGCTCATCACGTTGTTGAGCGTGTCGGAGCCGATCGCAGACAGATTCCCCGCGATGCCGCTCACCTTCTGATAGGCGGCGATCTTCGCTTCTACCTGCGCCTCGGCGGCCTGCGCACCCTCCGCCCGGAGGACACACCAGCCGAGAGCGAACACGAGAGCCAGTCTTCCCCGCAGCATTCCAGCCTCGCTTTTCAGTGGGTTGGCGCAAGACTCGTGGCCGGCAGTGTCGCCGGAACGTCGCGTCCGTGACGTTTCCGTGACGAATCGTCTTCGCGGAATCGCACGCTCGGCGTCACTGAAATGACACGCGGGATCGGGGCGGCGAGGCTATTCTGCCCGCAGGCATGACCGGTAAGGCCGAAGCCACGATCGAGGGGCTGCGCGAGCTGGTGCTGCGCATGGGCGCTCTCGCCGAGGCGATCTTCGCCAAGGCGGTGCGCGTGGTCCACGAGCGCGACGCCCGGCTCGCCGCCGAGGTGCAGCGCGACGACCTGGAGCTCGACAAGCTCGACATCGAGATCGACGACGCGGTGCTGCGTGCGCTCGCGCTGCAGCAGCCGGTCGCCGAGGACCTGCGCCAGGTGATCGCGATCAAGACCATGGCCACCGACCTCGAGCGGGTCGGTGACATCTCGCGCAACATCGCGCGCAGCGGCGCGCGCCTGGCCGAGCGGCCGCGCACCGACCTGCCGATGCGGCTCGAGCCGCTCGAGCGCGAGGCGCGCGGGCAGCTGGCCGCGGCGCTCGACGCCTTCCAGGACCTGAACGTGGTGGGCGCGCAGGCCGTGCTCGACGGCGACGACCGGCTCGACCGGCTGCAGGACAACCTGGTGCGCGACCTGATCGAGCGCATCGAGCGCGACTCCACGACCTCGGCCCAGGCGGTCGACGTGATCTTCATCGCAGAGAGTCTCGAGCGCATCGGCGATCACGCCACCAACGTGGCCGAAGAGGTCATCCTGGTCGCGGAGGCACGCAACGTGAAGCACGCCGAGAAGCTGGCGAGATACGCACGGGAGCGATGAGATGAGCGCACGCGTGCTGGTGGTCGACGACGAGCCGGATCTCTTGGAGCTCGTGCGCGTGAACCTGGCCAGCTCGGGCTACGCGGTCGAGACCGCGGCCTCGGGCACCGACGCCCTGGCCGCGCTGCGCCGCGCGCCGCCCGACGTGATGGTCCTCGACCTCATGCTGCCCGACATCTCGGGCACCGAGCTGTGCGCGCGCGTGCGCGCCGACCAGCGGCTCACCGGGCTCCCGATCATCATGCTCACGGCCAAGTCCGAAGAGATCGACCGCGTGGTGGGGCTCGAGCTCGGCGCCGACGACTACGTGACCAAGCCCTTCAGCCCGCGCGAGCTCGCGCTGCGTGTGCGCGCCGTGCTGCGCCGCCGCGCGCCGGCGGGCGAGGACGCGCGCGTATTCGAGCACGGCGAGCTGCGCGTCGACCCCGACTCACACCGCGCGAGCGTCAGCGGGCGGGAGATCACGCTCACCGCCAAGGAGTTCCAGCTGCTGGTGGCCTTGATGGGCCGCCCCGGCCGGGTCATGACCCGCGAGCGGCTGCTCGACGAGGTCTGGGGCTCGGACATCACGGTCACCTCCCGGACCATCGACACCCACCTGAAGCGCCTGCGAGAAAAGTTGGGCGTGGCCGGAGATTTGATCGAGACTGTGCGCGGCGTCGGCTACCGTTTCGCGGAGTAGCCCCGCGGACGGAGGCATGCCGAAGATCCAGGTCAGGCTCGCAGCGGCGTTGGCCGGGCTGGCCATCGCCATCTCGCTCCTGTTCGGAGCGCTGGTCGAGCGCAGCCTGCGCGCGCGCGAGCTGGCGCGGGTCGAGCACGGGCTCGAGGCGTCGGCGCGGCTGGTCGACGAGCTGTGTCACGGTGCCGTGTTCGCGCCCGGCAGCGGTGCCGCCGAGCTGACGGCGCTGGCGGCCCGCGCCGCAGCGGCCGCGGGCGCGCGAGTCACGTTCATCGCCCCCGACGGCACCGTGGTGGCCGACTCCGAGCTGCGCGCCGACGAGCTGTCGAAGGTCGCCAACCACGCCGGGCGGCCCGAGATCGCCCAGGCGCTCACCGGCCAGCTCGGCGTCGCTTCGCGGCGCAGTGAGACGGTCGGCAAGCCCTATCTCTACCTGGCATTGCCGCGCGGCCCCGGCGAGCCGGGCGTGGTGCGCGTGGCCGCGGACCTGGCAGGCGTCGAGGCGGCGGTTGCCGCGATGCGGCGCTCACTCTTGATCGGCGGCCTGCTCGCGGTGAGCGCGGCACTCGTGCTGTCGTTCCTGCTGTCGCGCGCGCTGGTGGAGCCGCTGCGGGCGATCCACGCGGCGCTGGTGCAGATCTCGGGCGGCGACCTCGGCGCGCGCGTGCGCTGGCGCTCGCACGACGAGCTCGGCCAGGTCGCGCGCGCGATCGACCGCATGGCGGGCGATCTCGAGCAGTCACACGGCGAGATCTCGGCCGAGCGCGACCGGCTCGAGACGGTGCTGCGGGTCATGGTCGAGGGGGTGCTGGTGGTCGACCACGAGCTGCACATCCTGCTGGCCAACCCGCGCGTGCGCGAGCTGCTCGCGACTCGCGGCGAGCTCGAGGGCCGCCGGCCGCTCGAGGCGATCCGCTCGGCCGACGTGCACGACCTCCTGGTGGAGGCGCTGGCGAGCCGCGGCCCGGTGCGCCGCGAGCTGTCGCTCTCGGGCGGCGACCGGCGCGTGCTGGCGGTGCATTCGGCGAGCTTCTCGATCGCGGGCGCGAAGGGCGCCGTGGCCGTGTTTCACGACATGACCGAGGTGCGGCGGCTCGAGACCGTGCGCCGCGACTTCGTGGCCAACGCCTCGCACGAGATCAAGACGCCGCTCACGGCGATCCGTGGCTTCGCCGAAACGCTGCTCGGGCAGGCGCTTCCGCCGGAGGAGAGCCGGAAGTATCTCGGCATCATCCTGAGTCACTCCGAGCGCCTGTCGCGGCTGGTCGAGGACCTGCTCGAGCTGTCGCGCCTGGAGTCCGGTGCGACCAAGCTCGAGCCCGCGCCGCTCGACGTGGCGGCGCTCGCGACGCGGCTGTGCGAGGAGCTCGCGCCGCGCATCCGCGAGCGGGGCTTCGACGTGCGCGTGCACGGCGCCGGCGCACCGCGCGCCTTCGCCGACCGGCGCGCGGTCGAGCAGATCCTGCAGAACCTGCTCGACAACGCGCTCAAGTACGCCGACTCCGGCAAGCGCATCGACGTGCGAGTCACCTCCGAGGACGGCTCGGTGCGGGTCGACGTGGCCGACCGCGGCCCGGGCATCTCCGACGCCGATTCCGCGCGCATCTTCGAGCGCTTCTACCGCGTGGACCGCGGCCGCGCGCGCGAGCAGGGCGGAACGGGCCTGGGACTCGCGATCGTGAAACACCTGGCCCAGGCGAGCGGCGGCGAGGTGTGGGTGGAGAGCACGCCGGGCGAGGGCTCGACCTTCAGCTTCAGCCTGCCCGCCGCTGACCCGGCGGTTTGAAGCCGCTCTTCACTCGACCGTCACAGATACGCCACCGAACCTCACTGACCGCCTCGTAGCATCGACGCCCACAACCAACTGAGGGGGCTCTCCGATGCTGGGATCGAGGGGTTCGGTGCGCGCGCTGTTCTGCGCGGCCGTGCTGTCCATGGGAACGTTCTGGGCCGGCGCCGCGCGCGGCGACGACGCATCGGCGGTCGAGCAGATCGTCGCCGTGCTGCGCGAGAAGGGGCTGATCGATCAGGCCACGGGCGACGAGATACTCGCCAAGCAAGCGCAGAGCGAAGTCAAAGAGAACGCCAAGCCGACGCCGGCCGTGTCTCAGGCCCCGGGCCTGCTCGACGGCTTCATCTTCAGCGGCGACGTGCGGCTGCGCGACGAGCAGTACTGGTACAACCACGGGCTGCAGGGCACCGAGGCGAACGACAACAACCGCTTCCGCTACCGCGCGCGCTTCGGCTTCACCAAGCAGGTCAACGATTGGGCGCTGGTGGGCGTGCGGCTGGCATCGGCCAGCAACACCGGCGACGGCGTCAACCGCAGCACGAACCTGAGCGCGGGCGAGACCTCGGACTTCAGCTACGACCCGATCTTCTTCGATCGGCTGTACGCGCAGTTCACGTTGCCCGACCCGGGCATCGGACTCACCACCACCGTCACGGGCGGCAAGATGGCCAACCCGTTCATCTGGAAGAACGGGCTCGACAAGATGCTGTGGGACGACGACATCTCGCCCGAAGGCGTGCAGATCTCGTCGACCTGGGCCGTGAACGAGAAGGCGAAGCTGTGGGGGAACTTCGGCTACTACGTGGAGCTGCAGAACGCGAGTCAGGTCGACCCGCGCGTGTTCGCGTACCAGTTCGGCGGCTCTTACAAGCTGCCCGAGGCGTTCGAGATCGGCGCGCGCGCCAGCTACTACGACTGGCAGTTCCTGGGCAACGACTCGACCTCGGCCACTCATACCGGCTACTTCGACCGCGCCCGCGCGAAGGGCAACCTGCCCAACGGCTTCAATCCCGACATGCACATCATGGAGTCGAGCGGCTACGTGACCTGGGGCGGCGTGCAGGAGTGGCCAGTCACCTTCTGGGGCTCGTGGATGCAGAACCTGGCGGCCGACGGCGCGGTCGTGAGCGGCGTCCGGATCGGCGCGAACGACACGGCTTACGGCTACGGCGTCGAGGCCGGCGACATGAAGCGCTGGGTGCGCGTCGGCGTGGCCTGGCAGCACGTCGAGGCCAACGCGGTGCCCTCGCTCTACACCGACAGCGACATGTTCGACGGACTCACCAACCGCGAGGGCTGGGCGCTCTACGCGTCGCGTGAGATCTTCGCGAACACGGAGGTGCGGCTGTGGCTGTGGGACGAGTCGCCGATCAAGACCACGCAGAGCGGTGTCGGCGGCGGCCCGTTCAACATCTCGACCGCGACCGACTCACAAGCCAACCGCCTGCGGCTGCAGACCGACTTGATGCTCAAGTTCTAGGAGTGAGCGGCAGCCGGACGGTGAAGACGGTGCCTCGGCCGAGCTCGGAGCTGACCTCGATCTCGCCCCCGTGTCTCTCGACGATCTCGTAGCAGATCGAGAGGCCGAGGCCCGTCCCCTCACCCACCGGCTTGGTGGTGAAGAACGGATCGAACACCCGCGGCAGGTGCTCGCGCGCGATGCCCGCGCCCTCGTCGGCGACGTCGATGCGCGCGCGGTCACCCTCGCGGGCGGTGGTGATGCGGATCGTGCCGCCGCCCGCGCTCGCGTCCGCTGCGTTCAAGAGCAGGTTCAGGAACACCTGCTCGAGCTCGCGCGGCGCGCACTCCAAGGGCGGCAGCGGCCCCGACGCGCGTTCGAGCGCGATGCCGTCGCGCAGGCGCGGCCGGGCCATGCGCAGCGCGGAGTCGAGTATCAGCTCGAGCTCGGCGGTCTCGCGCGCGCCCTCGTCGGCGCGCGTGAAGCGGCCGATCTGCTGCACGATCGAGGTGATGCGCTCGATGCCCTCCAGTGACTCGTCGATCAGCTCGGCGCCGTCGGCGAACAGCCGGGTCTTCTCGTCGTCCTCGCCGCGCCCGATCAGGAGGTCGGCTGCGTTGCCCCAGTACTCGCGCAACAGCAGCATGTTCGAGCGCACGTACGCGGTCGGGTTGTTGACCTCGTGCGCCACGCCCGCGGCCAGCTGACCGACCGCGGCCATGCGGGCCGACAGCACGAGCCGGCGCTGCAGCGCCTCGATCTCGCGCATGTCTCGCACCACCACGGCCAGGCCCGTCTCGACCCCGCGCCGGTCGCGCAGAAGTCGAGCGCTCACCGACACGGGCACGCGCTGCTCGCCGGGTCCGTAGAGCCAGGCACGCGTCTCTTCGACCTCGACCGGCGGGCTGGCGAGCGCGAGGGACAGGATCTCGCCGATGCGCCGTGACTCGACCTGTTCGAGCGGCAGGCCGAGCATGCGCACGAGCCCCGCGTTGGCCGAGCGGATGCTGCCGTCGAGCCGCACCAGCGCCAGGCCCTCGCTCATGGTCTCGGTGATCTGCGCCGCGAACGTGCCGGGTGAGAGGATCGAGTAGCCGAAGCGCGAGAGACTCCAGGCGAACAAGACGCCCATGGCGGCATAGGACGTGGTCGCGACCTGCGGCACGGGATGGCCGAGCCAGGGCAGGAGGCCGTCCGAGGTACCGCCCACGAACAAGAGCTGTGCCGTACCCGCGCCGAGCCACAGCCCCTGGCGGCGCTCGCTGCCGAGCCGGCTCGCGCGGTAGGCGCGCGTGGCAATCACGAGCGCCCACACGAAGGCGCTCACGTTGAGCGCGAAGCTCGCGGGATACAGCCAGCCGAAGCGGTAGCCCCAGCCCCACGACATGCGCACGGCACCGGTGTGGATCCAGGGCGTGAGCAAGTCCGCCACCACCACCGCTCCGCTGCCGGCGAAGAAGAACGGCAGCGCGCGCCGCAGCGTGGGCGCGGGCGCGCGAGTCACATCGAGGATGAAGCGCGCCGACAGCGGGCCGAGCGCCGCCCAGCCCAACGACGACAGCCGCAAGAGTCCGAGCGCGCGCTCGGGGGAGTCGGTCGTGGTCCACAACAGCTGGCAGCTGGCCCAGATCGCGCCGCTGTACAAGAGCATGGCCGCGGAGCGGTTGCCGCGGTCGCCGGGGTCGCGCGCCACGATC
Protein-coding sequences here:
- a CDS encoding ATP-binding protein, which gives rise to MNAFTALQLVDLCALLVCATVIVARDPGDRGNRSAAMLLYSGAIWASCQLLWTTTDSPERALGLLRLSSLGWAALGPLSARFILDVTRAPAPTLRRALPFFFAGSGAVVVADLLTPWIHTGAVRMSWGWGYRFGWLYPASFALNVSAFVWALVIATRAYRASRLGSERRQGLWLGAGTAQLLFVGGTSDGLLPWLGHPVPQVATTSYAAMGVLFAWSLSRFGYSILSPGTFAAQITETMSEGLALVRLDGSIRSANAGLVRMLGLPLEQVESRRIGEILSLALASPPVEVEETRAWLYGPGEQRVPVSVSARLLRDRRGVETGLAVVVRDMREIEALQRRLVLSARMAAVGQLAAGVAHEVNNPTAYVRSNMLLLREYWGNAADLLIGRGEDDEKTRLFADGAELIDESLEGIERITSIVQQIGRFTRADEGARETAELELILDSALRMARPRLRDGIALERASGPLPPLECAPRELEQVFLNLLLNAADASAGGGTIRITTAREGDRARIDVADEGAGIAREHLPRVFDPFFTTKPVGEGTGLGLSICYEIVERHGGEIEVSSELGRGTVFTVRLPLTPRT
- a CDS encoding ATP-binding protein produces the protein MPKIQVRLAAALAGLAIAISLLFGALVERSLRARELARVEHGLEASARLVDELCHGAVFAPGSGAAELTALAARAAAAAGARVTFIAPDGTVVADSELRADELSKVANHAGRPEIAQALTGQLGVASRRSETVGKPYLYLALPRGPGEPGVVRVAADLAGVEAAVAAMRRSLLIGGLLAVSAALVLSFLLSRALVEPLRAIHAALVQISGGDLGARVRWRSHDELGQVARAIDRMAGDLEQSHGEISAERDRLETVLRVMVEGVLVVDHELHILLANPRVRELLATRGELEGRRPLEAIRSADVHDLLVEALASRGPVRRELSLSGGDRRVLAVHSASFSIAGAKGAVAVFHDMTEVRRLETVRRDFVANASHEIKTPLTAIRGFAETLLGQALPPEESRKYLGIILSHSERLSRLVEDLLELSRLESGATKLEPAPLDVAALATRLCEELAPRIRERGFDVRVHGAGAPRAFADRRAVEQILQNLLDNALKYADSGKRIDVRVTSEDGSVRVDVADRGPGISDADSARIFERFYRVDRGRAREQGGTGLGLAIVKHLAQASGGEVWVESTPGEGSTFSFSLPAADPAV
- a CDS encoding putative porin, which codes for MRALFCAAVLSMGTFWAGAARGDDASAVEQIVAVLREKGLIDQATGDEILAKQAQSEVKENAKPTPAVSQAPGLLDGFIFSGDVRLRDEQYWYNHGLQGTEANDNNRFRYRARFGFTKQVNDWALVGVRLASASNTGDGVNRSTNLSAGETSDFSYDPIFFDRLYAQFTLPDPGIGLTTTVTGGKMANPFIWKNGLDKMLWDDDISPEGVQISSTWAVNEKAKLWGNFGYYVELQNASQVDPRVFAYQFGGSYKLPEAFEIGARASYYDWQFLGNDSTSATHTGYFDRARAKGNLPNGFNPDMHIMESSGYVTWGGVQEWPVTFWGSWMQNLAADGAVVSGVRIGANDTAYGYGVEAGDMKRWVRVGVAWQHVEANAVPSLYTDSDMFDGLTNREGWALYASREIFANTEVRLWLWDESPIKTTQSGVGGGPFNISTATDSQANRLRLQTDLMLKF